A window from Hoeflea sp. IMCC20628 encodes these proteins:
- a CDS encoding RICIN domain-containing protein: MITTTCFKTFTHHPRTQPICKRTVLGLLASLVLFVPFSAQAQEFDNGIYYRLTTMWQGEGKSLDVVNDGVNNKLILADTGNYSGQYWKLTELDDGSYRLTTQWQGDGKSLDVINDGTNNRLQLADTGNYSGQHWRVVRQSNGYYRLTTDWQGEGKSLDVVNDGVNNKLQLADTGDYSGQYWKITGQ; the protein is encoded by the coding sequence ATGATTACCACAACTTGTTTTAAGACATTTACCCATCACCCCCGAACTCAGCCGATCTGCAAGCGGACTGTCTTGGGCTTGCTCGCATCACTTGTTCTGTTTGTACCATTTAGTGCGCAGGCCCAGGAATTTGACAATGGAATATATTATCGGCTGACCACCATGTGGCAGGGCGAAGGCAAATCGCTCGATGTCGTCAACGACGGGGTCAACAACAAGTTGATCCTTGCTGATACCGGAAATTATTCCGGGCAGTATTGGAAATTGACCGAGCTCGACGACGGATCTTACCGTTTGACAACGCAGTGGCAGGGCGACGGCAAGTCTCTCGATGTTATCAATGATGGGACAAACAACAGGCTGCAGCTCGCCGATACCGGTAATTATTCAGGTCAGCACTGGCGAGTTGTGCGTCAGTCAAACGGATATTACCGACTGACCACCGATTGGCAGGGCGAAGGCAAGTCTCTTGATGTTGTCAATGACGGGGTCAACAATAAGCTGCAACTGGCCGATACCGGTGATTATTCAGGCCAGTACTGGAAAATAACCGGCCAGTGA
- a CDS encoding ATP-binding protein: MNKHAAAGLNVSKWARRIWQPAVVSLKNKIVMLACACALLSALLVGGINYYRIEAIVLDASVETLAGETRLMAQRFRFSYDQMKSDVQVLSQTPPIQGIARSTMNGGVDPLDGASTKVWQQWLGTTFASMMAARPDYVQLRYIGLKDQGRELVRTNRLASGIEIVADAALQQKAEEPYFQAGLATPRNGVHFSEVTYNRERGALDSALVPTVRVVMPIFDESGTIFGMIVINADYSEMLRRAFVEISPKDNTFVLNNSGDYMEYTGDGAIGRFEFRDNYSAPPPLFVDQILKTRLDEEAFVSDSDVSYFVRLNIDPDNPDAFLGVVVRVPYAELMSSAFQARRDSLVWGGVLVLCCFAASLVMARSFTAPLNRLTAEIKHSSGHKKLENLPLERGDEIGELARAFDQKTRALATKEAKLTAIVDNTVDGLFTTDAQGTVETFNRACEGIFGYKANEVIGRNVTMLMPAPYLGAHQGTLEQDQGLGEREVEGSRKDASEVPLDLSVSEVNIGDRIIYSSIVRDISERKRMDIMKDEFISTVNHELRTPLTAIQGSLGLLMALSGNNADTKSQKLLRLSYDSCLRLSRLVNDILDMEKIAAGKLDYQLEVVEVCHLVAEVVERQQSFAEKYGVEFGLRFDVTEAYVNLDQDRFDQALVNLLSNAAKFSEYGDKVEVRVSVNSNSNVEVSVCDCGSGIPEAFRSKIFGKFAQADGSATRIKGGSGLGLNITKKIIEAFDGTVTFESEEGVGSTFTFTLPACPARKMRA; encoded by the coding sequence ATGAACAAGCACGCGGCAGCCGGACTCAACGTGTCAAAGTGGGCCAGACGAATCTGGCAGCCTGCCGTCGTCTCTCTGAAGAACAAGATCGTCATGCTGGCTTGCGCGTGTGCCTTGCTGAGTGCGCTGCTGGTCGGTGGCATAAATTACTACCGTATTGAAGCCATTGTTCTTGACGCGTCGGTGGAGACATTGGCCGGCGAGACCCGTCTGATGGCGCAACGGTTCAGATTTTCCTATGATCAGATGAAAAGTGACGTTCAGGTGCTGTCGCAGACGCCGCCGATTCAGGGGATCGCGCGCAGCACCATGAACGGTGGTGTTGATCCACTGGACGGAGCGAGCACCAAGGTCTGGCAGCAATGGCTTGGCACCACATTTGCCTCGATGATGGCAGCAAGGCCAGATTACGTTCAACTCCGCTATATTGGATTGAAAGATCAAGGGCGTGAACTTGTGCGGACCAATCGTCTGGCGTCTGGCATTGAAATTGTAGCCGATGCAGCCCTGCAGCAGAAAGCCGAGGAGCCGTATTTTCAGGCTGGCCTCGCAACTCCGCGGAACGGCGTCCATTTTTCGGAAGTTACCTACAACAGGGAGCGCGGTGCGCTGGACAGTGCGCTGGTGCCCACTGTTCGCGTGGTGATGCCAATCTTCGATGAAAGCGGCACGATCTTCGGGATGATCGTTATCAATGCCGATTATTCGGAGATGTTGCGGAGGGCTTTTGTCGAGATTTCTCCGAAGGACAACACGTTTGTTTTGAACAATTCCGGAGATTACATGGAGTATACCGGAGACGGTGCAATTGGACGCTTTGAATTTCGCGACAACTATTCGGCGCCTCCTCCGCTGTTTGTCGATCAGATATTGAAAACCAGACTGGATGAAGAAGCCTTCGTTTCGGATTCTGACGTTTCCTATTTCGTGCGGCTGAACATCGATCCGGACAACCCTGACGCCTTTCTGGGCGTGGTTGTGCGGGTGCCTTATGCCGAGTTGATGAGCTCGGCTTTCCAAGCGCGCAGGGACAGCCTGGTCTGGGGCGGGGTGCTGGTACTGTGCTGTTTTGCGGCATCACTGGTTATGGCGCGCAGTTTTACCGCGCCACTCAATCGGTTGACCGCCGAAATCAAACATTCGAGCGGCCACAAGAAACTGGAAAACCTGCCTCTGGAACGCGGCGACGAGATTGGCGAACTGGCGCGCGCGTTTGATCAGAAGACACGGGCACTGGCGACCAAGGAAGCCAAACTGACTGCCATTGTCGACAACACCGTGGACGGGCTGTTTACCACCGACGCCCAGGGAACGGTGGAAACCTTCAACCGGGCCTGTGAGGGCATTTTTGGCTACAAGGCCAATGAAGTGATCGGCCGCAATGTGACGATGCTGATGCCTGCCCCTTATCTCGGCGCGCATCAAGGCACTCTGGAACAGGATCAGGGGCTGGGGGAGCGTGAAGTCGAAGGCAGCCGAAAAGATGCCAGTGAAGTTCCGCTCGATCTCTCTGTGAGTGAAGTGAACATCGGTGATCGGATAATCTACAGCAGCATTGTTCGTGATATCTCCGAGCGCAAGCGAATGGACATTATGAAGGACGAGTTCATTTCCACCGTCAATCACGAACTGCGCACGCCGCTGACAGCAATTCAGGGTTCACTCGGTCTGCTGATGGCCTTGTCCGGCAACAATGCCGACACAAAAAGCCAGAAGCTGCTTCGACTTTCCTATGACAGCTGTTTGCGTCTGTCCCGTCTCGTCAACGACATCCTCGACATGGAAAAGATTGCCGCCGGCAAGCTCGACTACCAGTTGGAAGTGGTCGAAGTCTGCCACCTTGTCGCCGAAGTCGTCGAGAGACAGCAATCATTTGCCGAAAAATATGGTGTCGAATTTGGACTGCGTTTCGACGTGACGGAAGCCTATGTCAATCTCGATCAGGACAGGTTCGACCAGGCGCTGGTCAACCTGTTGTCGAATGCGGCAAAATTCTCCGAATACGGCGACAAGGTCGAAGTCAGAGTCTCCGTGAATTCAAATTCCAATGTGGAAGTGTCGGTGTGTGATTGCGGCTCCGGCATTCCGGAAGCCTTTCGCAGCAAGATATTCGGCAAATTTGCCCAGGCGGATGGCTCGGCAACCCGGATCAAGGGCGGCAGCGGACTTGGACTGAATATCACCAAGAAAATCATCGAAGCATTTGATGGCACGGTGACCTTCGAAAGCGAGGAGGGTGTAGGATCAACTTTCACTTTCACTCTGCCGGCCTGTCCGGCAAGAAAGATGAGGGCCTAG
- a CDS encoding CoA-binding protein, with amino-acid sequence MDHYSYANSYISGILQSVRTIAVVGASANDVRPSFFVTKYLLAKGYDVIPVNPGQAGKPILGQMTYAALSDVPVAIDMVDVFRASNAVPGIVDEVLALDPLPKVIWMQLTVRHDEAAARAEAAGIKVVMNRCPKIEYARLSGEIGWNGVNSGMISSRKPVMRSGFQSYGLRLPNDSD; translated from the coding sequence ATGGACCACTACAGCTACGCCAATTCCTACATCTCCGGCATATTGCAATCGGTCAGGACAATTGCAGTCGTCGGCGCGTCGGCCAATGATGTCAGGCCCAGCTTTTTCGTGACGAAATACCTGCTCGCCAAGGGCTATGACGTCATCCCAGTCAATCCGGGGCAGGCGGGCAAACCCATCCTCGGACAGATGACCTATGCAGCCCTAAGCGATGTTCCGGTGGCAATCGACATGGTCGACGTTTTTCGGGCATCCAATGCTGTTCCGGGCATTGTCGATGAGGTGCTGGCGCTGGATCCCCTGCCCAAGGTGATATGGATGCAGCTCACCGTACGCCACGATGAGGCCGCCGCCCGCGCCGAAGCGGCGGGGATCAAGGTGGTGATGAATCGCTGCCCGAAAATCGAATACGCCCGGCTGTCGGGCGAGATCGGCTGGAATGGCGTCAACAGCGGCATGATCTCGTCGCGCAAGCCGGTGATGCGGTCAGGCTTTCAAAGCTACGGTTTGAGACTGCCGAACGACAGCGATTGA
- the argC gene encoding N-acetyl-gamma-glutamyl-phosphate reductase, protein MAPKIFIDGEHGTTGLQIVSRLQDRADIELMSMPPEQRREADVRTKFLREADIAILCLPDDAAREAVALAADAGTRFIDASTAHRIHPDWAFGFAELCEGQAARIAAAQFVSNPGCYSTGALALIAPLVAAGLLPADYPLTINGVSGYTGGGKQLIAQMENAGQDDAITAAYFAYALTLGHKHVPEIVSHAGLTRKPIFTPAVGRFAQGMLVSVPLHLDLMTGIPSMAQVHASLAAHYAGSAVVEVAALSDAATLARLDPEEMTGTDRMKLYVCGKEGAGQVNLVASLDNLGKGASGAAVQNLDLMIGE, encoded by the coding sequence ATGGCTCCCAAGATTTTCATTGACGGTGAACACGGAACAACTGGTCTGCAGATCGTTTCGCGACTGCAGGACCGGGCCGATATCGAGCTGATGTCGATGCCGCCCGAGCAACGGCGGGAGGCCGATGTCCGAACAAAGTTCCTGCGCGAGGCCGACATCGCCATTTTGTGCCTTCCCGACGATGCGGCGCGCGAAGCAGTGGCGCTGGCGGCAGATGCCGGAACCCGGTTTATCGACGCGTCGACCGCGCACCGGATCCATCCGGACTGGGCTTTTGGCTTCGCCGAGCTTTGCGAAGGTCAGGCCGCGCGTATCGCGGCAGCGCAGTTCGTCTCCAATCCCGGCTGCTATTCGACCGGTGCCCTTGCGCTGATCGCCCCGCTGGTCGCTGCCGGCCTGCTGCCCGCCGATTATCCGCTGACCATCAATGGAGTGTCAGGCTATACCGGCGGCGGCAAACAACTCATCGCGCAGATGGAAAATGCCGGCCAGGATGATGCGATCACAGCGGCCTATTTCGCCTATGCGCTGACGCTTGGCCACAAACATGTGCCGGAGATCGTCAGCCATGCGGGCTTGACGCGGAAACCGATTTTTACCCCTGCGGTTGGCCGGTTCGCGCAAGGCATGCTGGTCAGTGTGCCGTTGCATCTCGATCTGATGACGGGCATCCCGTCAATGGCCCAGGTGCACGCGTCGCTCGCCGCACATTATGCAGGCTCGGCTGTTGTTGAGGTGGCAGCACTTTCAGATGCCGCGACACTGGCCCGGCTCGATCCGGAAGAGATGACCGGCACGGACCGCATGAAACTCTATGTCTGCGGAAAGGAGGGCGCCGGCCAGGTCAATCTGGTGGCGTCGCTCGACAATCTCGGCAAGGGCGCCTCGGGTGCTGCGGTTCAAAATCTCGACCTGATGATCGGCGAGTAG
- the rpsI gene encoding 30S ribosomal protein S9 — protein sequence MAELNSLEELGATVTAAAEPAAPVHVRKVDDLGRSYATGKRKNAIARVWIKPGTGKITVNGRDFVTYFARPVLQMVVQQPVVAADRQGQFDVVCTVAGGGLSGQAGAVRHGISKALTYYEPGLRPVLKKGGFLTRDSRVVERKKYGKAKARRSFQFSKR from the coding sequence ATGGCTGAACTCAATTCGCTTGAGGAGCTCGGCGCAACTGTGACCGCAGCAGCCGAACCGGCAGCCCCGGTTCACGTCCGCAAGGTCGACGACCTCGGCCGGTCCTACGCAACCGGCAAGCGCAAGAACGCGATTGCCCGCGTCTGGATCAAGCCAGGCACCGGCAAGATCACGGTCAACGGTCGCGATTTCGTCACCTATTTCGCACGTCCCGTGCTTCAGATGGTCGTCCAGCAGCCTGTCGTTGCTGCTGACCGTCAGGGCCAGTTCGACGTGGTCTGCACCGTTGCAGGCGGCGGTCTTTCCGGCCAGGCCGGCGCCGTTCGTCACGGCATCTCCAAGGCGCTGACCTATTACGAGCCGGGCCTGCGCCCAGTGCTCAAGAAGGGTGGCTTCCTGACCCGCGACAGCCGCGTTGTCGAACGTAAGAAATACGGCAAGGCCAAGGCCCGCCGATCGTTCCAGTTCTCCAAGCGTTAA
- the speB gene encoding agmatinase translates to MANKSIDHAFTTRSLTSAASDPTYAGALSFMRRKYTKMLKGADAVVWGIPFDAAVSNRPGARFGPQAIRRASAILDNDPQYPFNRDLFEAMAVIDYGDCLLDYGNHQKTPATIEREATKILASGAFLMSMGGDHFVTWPLLKAHAAKHGPLALVQFDAHQDTWFDDGKRIDHGSFVGRAVRDGVIDPTRSIQVGIRTHAPEDCGIRILYGHEVEDMTAAQIASTILEHVGDGACYLTFDIDCLDPAFAPGTGTPVAGGPSSARMLSVLQKLGGLDIKGADIVEVAPAYDHADITAIAGAAVAMQYLGLLAERRVRR, encoded by the coding sequence ATGGCCAACAAATCCATCGACCACGCTTTCACCACACGTTCGCTGACATCGGCGGCGAGTGACCCGACTTACGCCGGAGCGCTGTCGTTCATGCGGCGCAAATACACCAAGATGCTGAAGGGCGCCGATGCCGTGGTCTGGGGCATTCCGTTTGACGCGGCGGTGTCCAACCGCCCCGGTGCGCGCTTTGGCCCGCAGGCGATCCGTCGTGCATCTGCAATCCTCGACAATGATCCGCAATACCCCTTCAACCGCGACCTGTTCGAGGCGATGGCGGTGATCGATTATGGGGATTGCCTGCTCGATTACGGCAATCATCAGAAAACCCCCGCGACGATCGAACGCGAGGCAACAAAGATCCTCGCTTCAGGCGCGTTCCTGATGAGTATGGGCGGCGATCATTTTGTCACCTGGCCGCTGCTCAAGGCGCATGCGGCAAAGCACGGACCGCTGGCACTGGTACAATTCGACGCGCATCAGGACACCTGGTTTGACGACGGCAAACGGATTGATCACGGCTCCTTTGTCGGACGCGCTGTGCGCGATGGCGTGATTGACCCGACGCGGTCGATTCAGGTCGGCATCAGAACCCATGCGCCGGAGGATTGCGGCATCCGGATCCTCTATGGTCACGAAGTCGAGGACATGACGGCTGCGCAGATAGCCAGCACGATCCTTGAGCATGTCGGCGATGGCGCCTGCTACCTTACCTTCGATATCGATTGTCTCGATCCGGCCTTTGCGCCCGGAACCGGAACGCCGGTGGCCGGCGGCCCGTCGAGCGCCAGAATGCTATCGGTGCTGCAGAAACTCGGAGGCCTTGATATCAAGGGCGCTGATATTGTAGAAGTGGCGCCAGCCTATGACCACGCGGACATTACCGCGATCGCCGGAGCCGCCGTAGCCATGCAATATCTCGGACTTCTCGCAGAACGCCGCGTGCGACGATAA
- a CDS encoding VOC family protein: MSFDPRITMITLGVADVAVATAFYQRLGFKRSSASNDSVTFFHMNGTVLGLFGRDALAADAGQEPTRRHGFEGVTLAHNFGSRTEVDTAWEFAVECGAKPVKKPHEVFWGGYSGYFADPDGHLWELAHNPFMPLGEDGHMSLPD; encoded by the coding sequence ATGAGTTTTGACCCGCGCATCACCATGATCACGCTCGGCGTTGCCGATGTCGCTGTCGCGACCGCGTTCTATCAGAGATTGGGGTTCAAGCGGTCTTCCGCATCCAATGACAGCGTGACGTTTTTCCACATGAATGGCACTGTGCTGGGGCTGTTCGGGCGTGATGCGCTGGCTGCCGACGCGGGCCAGGAGCCGACAAGGCGGCACGGTTTTGAGGGCGTTACCTTGGCTCACAATTTTGGTTCGCGCACCGAAGTCGATACCGCCTGGGAGTTTGCAGTTGAATGCGGCGCCAAGCCGGTGAAAAAGCCGCATGAGGTGTTTTGGGGCGGGTATTCGGGCTATTTCGCCGATCCGGACGGGCATTTGTGGGAATTGGCGCACAATCCATTCATGCCTCTGGGCGAAGACGGTCACATGAGCTTGCCAGACTGA
- the rplM gene encoding 50S ribosomal protein L13 gives MKTFSQKPAEVEKKWIIIDAEGLVVGRLATVIATILRGKHKVTYTPHVDDGDNVVVINAEKAVLTGSKYADKKYYWHTGYPGGIKERTARQIFEGRFPERIVEKAVERMVPRGPLGRRQMKNLRVYAGSEHPHEAQQPTVLDVAALNSKNKRSA, from the coding sequence ATGAAAACCTTCTCGCAGAAGCCTGCAGAGGTGGAAAAGAAGTGGATCATTATCGACGCCGAGGGTCTCGTCGTCGGTCGTCTGGCCACTGTCATCGCCACCATCCTGCGCGGCAAGCACAAAGTCACCTACACCCCTCACGTTGACGATGGCGACAATGTCGTGGTCATCAACGCTGAAAAGGCGGTTCTGACCGGCAGCAAATATGCCGACAAGAAATATTACTGGCACACCGGCTATCCCGGCGGCATCAAGGAGCGCACCGCGCGCCAGATCTTCGAAGGTCGCTTTCCTGAGCGGATCGTCGAAAAGGCTGTCGAGCGCATGGTTCCCCGCGGACCGCTTGGCCGTCGCCAGATGAAGAACCTTCGGGTTTATGCTGGTTCCGAACATCCGCATGAAGCTCAGCAGCCGACCGTTCTTGACGTCGCGGCCCTGAATTCCAAGAACAAAAGGAGCGCCTGA
- a CDS encoding YrhK family protein — MALFKLSRHRKYVSDEEYYAWFELAYTTVDVSAAVLFVAGSIMGFYDDWSTAGTWCFVIGSVCFALKPTLRIIRELRYVKDNDYEDLAKRFEP; from the coding sequence ATGGCGCTTTTCAAGCTGTCTCGTCATCGCAAATATGTCTCCGACGAAGAATACTACGCCTGGTTCGAACTGGCTTACACGACTGTCGACGTTAGCGCCGCAGTGCTGTTCGTGGCGGGATCCATCATGGGGTTTTATGATGACTGGAGCACGGCCGGAACCTGGTGCTTTGTCATCGGGTCCGTCTGTTTCGCGCTGAAGCCGACGCTGCGCATCATCCGTGAACTGCGCTACGTCAAGGACAACGACTACGAAGATCTCGCCAAACGGTTCGAACCCTAA
- a CDS encoding enoyl-CoA hydratase encodes MNVVELNPSTPTGLVKSEIRNGVLRLEMNNPPANALSIALMQALKDALDATRQDKAIRVVIIASATPGKLFSAGHDLKELTLHRADEDRGRAFFARSMKLCAELMQAIVHLPVPVIAEVDGLATAAGCQLVASCDLAMCTDTSAFCTPGVNIGLFCSTPMVALSRNVHRKQAMEMLLTGETIDASTAREFGLINRIMPRQYLTQVVMKYADVIASKSPLTVKIGKEAFYRQAEMSLEDAYDYTAQVMVENMLARDAEEGMNAFIDKRMPEWTGE; translated from the coding sequence ATGAACGTCGTTGAGTTGAACCCGAGCACGCCGACCGGCCTGGTCAAATCCGAAATCCGCAATGGTGTGCTGCGACTGGAGATGAACAACCCACCGGCCAACGCTTTGTCGATTGCGCTGATGCAGGCGCTCAAGGATGCGCTGGATGCAACCCGTCAGGACAAGGCCATCCGGGTGGTGATCATCGCCTCGGCGACGCCCGGCAAGCTGTTTTCCGCCGGTCATGACCTCAAGGAACTGACATTGCACCGTGCCGATGAGGACCGGGGCAGGGCGTTCTTTGCCCGATCCATGAAACTCTGCGCCGAACTGATGCAGGCGATTGTGCATCTGCCGGTCCCGGTGATCGCCGAGGTCGACGGCCTTGCCACCGCTGCCGGCTGCCAGCTTGTGGCATCATGCGATCTGGCCATGTGCACGGACACTTCCGCCTTCTGCACCCCCGGCGTCAATATCGGGCTGTTCTGCTCCACCCCGATGGTGGCGCTCAGTCGCAATGTGCACCGCAAGCAGGCCATGGAAATGCTGCTTACCGGCGAAACCATCGACGCTTCGACTGCGCGCGAGTTCGGCCTGATCAACCGGATCATGCCGCGCCAGTACCTGACTCAGGTGGTGATGAAATACGCCGATGTCATTGCCTCCAAATCACCTTTGACGGTGAAGATCGGCAAGGAGGCCTTCTACCGCCAGGCCGAAATGTCACTGGAAGATGCTTATGATTACACCGCCCAGGTGATGGTCGAAAACATGCTGGCCCGTGACGCGGAGGAAGGCATGAACGCCTTCATCGACAAGCGAATGCCGGAATGGACCGGGGAGTAG
- a CDS encoding response regulator, with product MTETLTRILYVEDDDSIAQVVLMALEELGGFTVIHCDGGQKALDAVVEFAPQLILMDVMMPRMSGPETLEQLQQMPRAKEIPVIFMTAKVQTHEKESYRKLGAIGVISKPFDPMTLSEQIISLWRQSIAA from the coding sequence ATGACCGAGACACTGACAAGGATTTTGTACGTCGAGGATGATGACAGCATCGCACAGGTCGTGCTGATGGCGCTTGAAGAGCTTGGCGGTTTCACCGTTATTCATTGCGACGGTGGCCAGAAGGCGCTTGACGCGGTTGTTGAATTCGCGCCGCAACTGATCTTGATGGACGTGATGATGCCGAGAATGAGCGGACCGGAAACGCTGGAGCAGCTGCAGCAGATGCCACGGGCGAAGGAGATTCCCGTGATCTTCATGACAGCCAAGGTGCAGACGCATGAAAAGGAATCCTATCGCAAGCTTGGGGCGATAGGTGTCATATCAAAGCCATTCGACCCGATGACCCTGTCCGAGCAGATCATATCCCTCTGGCGCCAGTCCATAGCCGCCTGA
- a CDS encoding PaaI family thioesterase, with protein MPTPAKPVMTAPEVSAYLDEVFPQIKANGDNISVAEVSAGTALVRLAADDKHLRPGGTVSGPTLFMLADLAAYAVILAHIGRVALAVTTNLNINFLMKPEPGPLDATATILKLGKRLVVTDIAIRDSGGELVAHATATYSIPPRN; from the coding sequence ATGCCCACACCAGCCAAGCCGGTCATGACCGCTCCAGAAGTTTCCGCCTATCTCGACGAGGTGTTTCCGCAGATCAAGGCCAATGGCGACAACATTTCTGTTGCGGAAGTGTCAGCAGGAACCGCGCTTGTGCGGCTTGCGGCGGACGACAAGCACCTGCGCCCCGGCGGCACTGTCAGCGGGCCGACACTGTTCATGCTGGCCGATCTTGCGGCTTACGCGGTGATCCTGGCCCATATCGGTCGCGTCGCGCTTGCGGTGACGACCAATCTCAACATTAATTTTTTGATGAAGCCCGAACCGGGGCCGCTTGATGCCACTGCAACCATCCTCAAATTGGGCAAACGGCTGGTGGTCACCGACATCGCAATCCGCGATTCCGGGGGCGAACTGGTGGCCCACGCCACCGCCACCTATTCGATTCCGCCACGAAATTGA
- a CDS encoding O-acetylhomoserine aminocarboxypropyltransferase, translating to MSNNQPGFNTLAIHAGAQPDPATGARATPIYQTTAFVFDDADHAASLFGLKAFGNIYTRIMNPTQAVLEERVAALEGGTAALAVASGHAAQLIVFHTIMSPGDNFVAANQLYGGSINQFGKSFKSFDWNVRWADPADMASIESQIDERTKAIFVESLANPGGTFVDINAIAEVAHKHGLPLIVDNTMASPYLIQPIEHGADIVLHSLTKFIGGHGNSMGGVIVDGGSFDWSKSGKYPTLSEPRSEYGGIVLHESFGNFAFAIACRVIGLRDLGPAISPFNAFMILTGAETLPLRMQRHCDNALAVAEWLSKHDKVAWVHYAGLPGHDNHALQQRYSPKGGGAVFTFGLKGGYDSGVKLVDGLEMFSHLANIGDTRSLVIHPASTTHAQLTPEQQTAAGAGPDVVRLSIGIEDVKDIIADLEQALAKA from the coding sequence ATGTCGAACAATCAACCAGGTTTTAACACGCTTGCCATTCACGCGGGAGCCCAGCCGGATCCTGCGACGGGCGCGCGCGCCACGCCGATCTACCAGACCACCGCCTTCGTTTTTGATGACGCCGATCATGCAGCCTCGCTGTTCGGGTTGAAGGCCTTCGGCAACATCTACACCCGCATCATGAACCCGACCCAGGCTGTGCTCGAGGAGCGGGTTGCGGCGCTCGAAGGCGGCACCGCGGCGCTCGCTGTGGCCTCCGGCCATGCAGCACAATTGATCGTGTTCCACACCATCATGAGCCCGGGCGACAATTTTGTTGCCGCCAACCAGCTCTACGGTGGCTCGATCAACCAGTTCGGCAAATCCTTCAAATCGTTTGACTGGAATGTGCGCTGGGCCGATCCGGCCGATATGGCGAGCATTGAAAGCCAGATTGATGAGCGCACCAAGGCGATCTTCGTCGAAAGCCTGGCCAATCCGGGCGGCACATTCGTCGACATCAATGCCATCGCCGAAGTGGCGCACAAGCATGGATTGCCGCTGATCGTCGACAACACCATGGCCTCGCCCTATCTGATCCAGCCGATCGAACATGGCGCCGACATCGTTCTCCACTCGCTGACCAAATTCATTGGCGGTCACGGCAATTCCATGGGCGGCGTGATTGTTGACGGCGGATCGTTTGATTGGTCGAAATCCGGCAAATACCCGACCCTGTCGGAGCCGCGATCAGAATATGGCGGCATCGTGCTGCACGAGAGCTTTGGCAATTTTGCCTTTGCCATTGCTTGCCGCGTGATCGGCCTGCGGGATCTCGGCCCGGCAATCTCGCCGTTCAACGCCTTCATGATCCTGACCGGCGCCGAAACGCTGCCGCTGCGCATGCAGCGCCATTGCGACAACGCGCTGGCTGTCGCCGAATGGCTGTCCAAGCACGACAAGGTCGCCTGGGTGCATTATGCCGGCCTGCCTGGCCACGACAACCACGCACTCCAGCAGCGCTATTCGCCCAAGGGCGGCGGCGCGGTTTTCACCTTCGGCCTCAAGGGCGGTTATGATTCAGGCGTCAAGCTTGTCGATGGTCTGGAGATGTTCTCGCATCTGGCCAATATCGGCGACACCCGCTCGCTGGTGATCCATCCGGCCTCGACCACCCACGCCCAGTTGACTCCCGAGCAGCAGACCGCGGCAGGCGCCGGCCCGGACGTGGTGCGTTTGTCGATTGGTATCGAAGACGTCAAGGACATCATTGCCGATCTCGAGCAGGCGCTTGCCAAGGCTTGA